The Saxibacter everestensis genome has a window encoding:
- a CDS encoding amidohydrolase family protein, whose amino-acid sequence MTKTAIINARIFDGERLLEASTVVVDGTDIVSVGGGIPSDARIVDAAGGTLLPGLIDSHVHTSVEALELALTFGVTTELEMQGISTKNKRDHVTNNDRVADVRSAGFGITPPGGHPSELMGGDHEDNDQAPWEDAGDGEGASLWDDVVMPFSTTPEEAVAFIPKLAETGSDYIKFMIDDGTVEGAPGLPLLGDDVVMAGVTEAHRHQLLTVAHTLTVDATLTAVNAGIDGLVHLFMDQPHTPAIIDQVAASGAFVVPCIVLNASMMGITAAEFAADPRVGSKLDEAWIATLHGSYNKYPQGNLGDVLASVRALHEAGVDILVGTDVSFPLPILGGMAHGASVHHELQLLVRAGLSPLEALRAATATPARRFGLDDRGRIQEGRRADLLLVDGDPTANISDTLNIRQVWRRGTALTQN is encoded by the coding sequence GTGACGAAGACTGCAATCATCAATGCCCGGATCTTCGATGGCGAGAGGCTGCTCGAAGCGTCCACCGTGGTGGTCGACGGAACAGACATCGTCTCGGTCGGCGGAGGGATCCCGAGCGATGCACGAATCGTGGATGCGGCAGGTGGGACCCTGCTTCCCGGGCTCATCGATTCGCATGTGCACACCTCCGTCGAGGCACTCGAACTCGCGCTGACGTTCGGCGTGACTACCGAGCTCGAGATGCAGGGCATCTCCACCAAGAACAAGCGCGATCATGTCACGAACAACGACCGTGTTGCCGACGTGCGCTCGGCAGGATTCGGCATCACCCCTCCCGGCGGCCACCCGAGTGAACTCATGGGCGGCGATCACGAGGACAATGATCAGGCCCCGTGGGAAGACGCAGGTGACGGCGAGGGCGCGAGCCTCTGGGACGACGTGGTGATGCCGTTCTCCACAACCCCCGAAGAAGCAGTCGCCTTCATCCCCAAACTTGCCGAGACCGGGTCGGATTACATCAAGTTCATGATCGACGACGGAACAGTCGAGGGTGCGCCCGGACTTCCGCTGCTGGGTGATGACGTCGTGATGGCAGGCGTCACCGAGGCGCACCGCCACCAACTCCTCACAGTGGCGCACACTCTCACTGTCGATGCCACCCTGACTGCCGTAAACGCCGGTATCGACGGGTTGGTGCACCTGTTCATGGACCAGCCCCACACGCCTGCCATCATCGATCAGGTCGCAGCATCCGGTGCGTTTGTCGTTCCCTGCATCGTCCTGAATGCCTCAATGATGGGGATCACGGCCGCCGAATTCGCAGCCGATCCCCGAGTCGGTTCAAAGCTCGACGAGGCATGGATCGCGACCCTGCACGGTAGCTACAACAAATACCCCCAGGGCAACCTTGGTGATGTACTCGCGTCCGTCAGGGCCCTACATGAAGCCGGTGTGGACATCCTCGTCGGCACCGACGTCTCTTTCCCACTGCCGATTCTCGGTGGGATGGCGCACGGCGCCAGCGTTCATCATGAGCTGCAGTTGCTGGTTCGGGCAGGCCTCAGCCCGTTGGAGGCACTCCGCGCCGCCACCGCAACGCCCGCCCGTCGCTTCGGGCTCGACGATCGTGGGCGCATCCAGGAAGGCCGTCGAGCCGACCTGCTCCTCGTCGACGGCGACCCGACCGCGAACATCTCCGACACGCTCAACATTCGCCAGGTCTGGCGTCGCGGTACCGCACTCACCCAGAACTGA
- a CDS encoding TetR/AcrR family transcriptional regulator: MATSGGLRERKRIQTKQALHAAATKLFLERGFDQVTVAEIAEEANVALTTLFKYYPGGKVALVFDREEDREAELVRAIEQRPDDTDPLDAVEAFMVSRLPFGEEGGQREDLLALIFSTPQLRAHVRQKWTDCEDALAAELSKHEVLAGPSVRALARFILESPDIAARESSPSATLQTIFANLRRGWGL; this comes from the coding sequence ATGGCAACTAGCGGTGGCTTGCGGGAGCGCAAACGAATACAAACCAAACAGGCCTTGCACGCCGCGGCGACCAAGCTATTCCTTGAGCGTGGATTCGATCAGGTCACAGTCGCCGAAATCGCCGAGGAAGCGAACGTTGCACTGACCACACTCTTCAAGTACTACCCAGGCGGCAAGGTCGCCCTGGTCTTCGATCGCGAAGAGGACCGCGAAGCGGAACTCGTCCGTGCGATCGAGCAGCGCCCGGACGATACCGACCCACTGGATGCTGTCGAAGCGTTCATGGTCAGCCGACTGCCATTCGGGGAAGAAGGCGGCCAGCGGGAAGATCTGTTGGCACTGATCTTCTCCACCCCGCAGCTACGGGCGCACGTTCGTCAGAAGTGGACCGATTGCGAGGACGCATTGGCGGCTGAATTGTCGAAGCATGAGGTACTCGCCGGCCCGTCCGTTCGGGCGCTGGCGCGGTTCATTCTCGAAAGCCCGGACATCGCGGCACGAGAATCATCGCCCAGTGCGACCCTGCAGACAATCTTTGCGAATCTTCGCCGTGGGTGGGGCCTCTAA